From Chromatiales bacterium, a single genomic window includes:
- the metG gene encoding methionine--tRNA ligase, translated as MSARRILVTSALPYANGPIHIGHLVEYIQTDIWVRARRMAGDEVFYVCADDAHGTPIMLRARSEGITPEALIDRIGAEHQADFAGFNIGFDHYHSTHSPENRHFAETIYTRLRDGGHIRTKTVQQAYDPVEGMFLPDRFIRGTCPRCGAADQYGDGCEVCGATYDPTDLKNPVSAVSGATPVEKESEQYLFDLTAFADWLRNWIGGGGHVQSEIANKLLELFADGLKPWDISRNAPYFGFEIPDAPGKYFYVWLDAPIGYIASFRALANAQGLDFDAFWTDDATTELYHFIGKDITRFHCLFWPAMLKGAGFRTPSAVFAHGFLTVDGQKMSKSRGTFIRARTWLDHLPADPLRYYFAAKLGPGIDDIDLNLDDFVARVNADLVGKLVNIASRCAGFIAKRFDGRLAAALDDSAGYAGYVEALTAAPALYEAREYSRVMREIMALADRANQYIDERKPWQLAKDDGATAQLHLVCTTGLNLYRLLIGALRPVTPGLARDSEAFLNISAPTWSSLGAPLLDHAIEAFKPLLGRIERAQIDAVITNSSADLAPATAAPAKPAPAESAAATIAIDDFAKVDLRVARIAAAEPVEGADKLLRLTLDLGGSQRQVFAGIKSAYAPADLVGRLTIAVANLAPRKMRFGVSEGMVLAASDDESGPFLLAPDSGAKPGMKVR; from the coding sequence ATGAGCGCCCGCCGAATCCTCGTCACCTCCGCGTTGCCCTACGCAAACGGCCCGATCCACATCGGCCACCTTGTCGAATACATCCAGACCGACATCTGGGTACGCGCCCGGCGCATGGCCGGTGACGAGGTGTTCTATGTCTGCGCCGACGACGCGCACGGCACGCCGATCATGCTGCGCGCGCGTTCCGAGGGCATCACGCCCGAGGCGCTCATCGATCGCATCGGCGCCGAACATCAGGCCGACTTCGCCGGATTCAACATCGGCTTCGATCATTACCACTCCACGCACTCACCCGAGAACCGCCACTTCGCCGAGACCATCTACACGCGGCTTCGCGACGGCGGACATATCCGCACGAAGACCGTGCAGCAGGCCTACGATCCGGTTGAGGGCATGTTCCTGCCCGACCGCTTCATCCGTGGCACCTGCCCGCGCTGCGGTGCGGCGGATCAGTACGGTGACGGCTGCGAAGTCTGCGGCGCGACGTATGACCCGACGGACCTGAAGAATCCGGTCTCCGCGGTTTCGGGTGCGACACCCGTCGAGAAGGAATCCGAGCAGTATCTGTTCGATCTCACGGCGTTCGCGGACTGGCTGCGCAACTGGATCGGCGGCGGCGGGCATGTGCAATCCGAGATCGCGAACAAGCTGCTGGAGCTGTTCGCCGATGGACTGAAACCCTGGGACATCTCGCGCAACGCGCCGTATTTCGGCTTCGAGATTCCCGACGCGCCCGGCAAGTATTTCTATGTCTGGCTGGATGCGCCGATCGGCTACATCGCGAGCTTCCGCGCGCTGGCGAATGCGCAGGGGCTGGATTTCGATGCCTTCTGGACCGACGACGCGACCACCGAGCTCTATCATTTCATTGGCAAGGACATCACGCGCTTCCACTGCCTGTTCTGGCCGGCCATGCTCAAGGGCGCCGGCTTTCGCACGCCGAGCGCCGTGTTCGCGCACGGGTTCCTGACGGTCGACGGGCAGAAGATGTCCAAATCGCGCGGCACCTTCATCCGCGCGCGTACCTGGCTCGATCACCTGCCGGCCGACCCGCTGCGCTACTACTTCGCGGCGAAACTCGGCCCCGGCATCGACGACATCGATCTCAATCTCGACGACTTCGTCGCGCGCGTGAACGCCGACCTGGTCGGCAAGCTCGTGAACATCGCAAGCCGCTGTGCGGGATTCATCGCCAAGCGCTTCGACGGCCGGCTGGCTGCCGCGCTGGACGACTCGGCCGGCTACGCCGGCTACGTCGAGGCACTAACCGCAGCGCCCGCGCTGTACGAGGCGCGCGAGTATTCGCGGGTGATGCGCGAGATCATGGCGCTGGCCGACCGCGCGAACCAGTACATCGACGAGCGCAAGCCCTGGCAGCTCGCGAAAGACGACGGCGCGACCGCGCAATTGCATCTGGTCTGCACCACCGGGCTGAACCTCTATCGCCTCCTGATCGGCGCGCTCCGCCCGGTGACACCCGGACTCGCGCGCGACTCCGAGGCGTTTCTAAATATCAGTGCGCCGACCTGGTCGAGCTTGGGTGCCCCGCTCCTGGATCACGCGATTGAGGCATTCAAACCGTTGCTGGGCCGGATCGAGCGTGCTCAAATCGATGCCGTGATCACGAACTCCAGTGCCGATCTCGCCCCGGCCACTGCGGCGCCAGCGAAACCCGCGCCGGCCGAATCGGCTGCGGCGACGATCGCAATCGACGACTTCGCGAAGGTCGACCTGCGCGTGGCGCGCATCGCTGCGGCCGAGCCGGTCGAGGGCGCCGACAAGCTGCTGCGCCTTACGCTGGACCTCGGCGGTTCGCAGCGGCAGGTGTTCGCCGGCATCAAGTCGGCCTACGCCCCGGCGGACCTGGTCGGCCGGCTGACGATCGCCGTCGCTAATCTGGCACCGCGCAAGATGCGCTTCGGCGTCTCCGAAGGCATGGTGCTGGCCGCCAGCGACGACGAATCCGGCCCGTTTCTGCTCGCGCCGGACAGCGGCGCCAAACCCGGAATGAAGGTGCGATAA
- a CDS encoding phosphate-starvation-inducible PsiE family protein produces MQDTENKSAILPKKVIHVVEHVGLAIILIATIVAIGEEVYKVIDARHVNLADLLLLFIYLEVVAMVGIYYESHRLPVRYPIYIAIVALARYVILDSKDMSWQTMMGIGGTMLLLAFTILAIRYGHTRMPYGRGGSNDPECAED; encoded by the coding sequence ATGCAAGACACTGAAAACAAAAGCGCCATCCTGCCGAAGAAGGTCATCCATGTCGTCGAGCACGTGGGTCTGGCCATCATTCTGATCGCAACCATCGTCGCCATCGGCGAAGAGGTCTACAAGGTCATCGACGCCCGCCACGTCAACCTCGCCGACCTGCTGCTGCTGTTCATCTACCTCGAAGTCGTGGCGATGGTCGGCATCTACTACGAATCGCACCGACTGCCGGTGCGCTACCCGATCTATATAGCGATCGTCGCACTCGCGCGATACGTCATTCTCGACTCCAAGGACATGAGCTGGCAGACCATGATGGGCATCGGCGGCACGATGCTGCTGCTGGCGTTCACGATTCTCGCGATCCGTTACGGCCACACCCGCATGCCCTATGGCCGCGGCGGCAGCAACGACCCGGAGTGCGCCGAGGACTAG
- a CDS encoding ChaN family lipoprotein, whose amino-acid sequence MARRLLLLISLIVADLVVTLPLHAGIGPVIHTARDTIVDFSELVERLADKRVVYLGEQHDRYDHHLFQLEVARALHAQGRALAIGVEWFDQSVQGVLDEYLAGAIDEPAMLDRTDYYRRWGYDFRMLRPVLRFARDRGLPVLALNAPRELTERIGREGIDSLLPAERAQLPAELDFSNQAYDAFLRGMLEQHDGARDFERFRTVQIVWDETMAQNAADFLRERPESRMLVIAGAGHLIHRYGIPDRVARRVPGLRTVVLLNVEGDEFGPDAADFRVATVLDELPPTGKMGVVLHSGDLGVRVDAVTAASGAEVAGILPGDRITQIDGRTVRRFADVKAILADRPPGETVTVELSRRELPGGETQTLRLAVELH is encoded by the coding sequence ATGGCCCGAAGACTGCTGCTGCTCATCTCGCTCATTGTGGCGGACCTGGTCGTGACGCTGCCATTGCACGCAGGCATCGGGCCGGTGATCCACACCGCCCGCGATACCATCGTGGATTTCAGCGAACTCGTCGAGCGCCTTGCCGACAAGCGGGTCGTCTACCTTGGCGAGCAGCACGACCGCTACGACCACCACCTGTTCCAGCTCGAGGTCGCCCGCGCACTGCATGCGCAGGGCCGCGCGCTCGCGATCGGCGTCGAGTGGTTCGACCAGAGCGTGCAGGGCGTACTGGACGAATACCTCGCCGGCGCGATCGACGAGCCCGCCATGCTTGACCGCACCGACTACTACCGGCGCTGGGGCTACGACTTTCGCATGCTGCGACCGGTGCTGCGCTTTGCGCGTGACCGCGGGCTGCCGGTGCTGGCGCTGAACGCGCCGCGCGAACTGACCGAGCGCATCGGTCGCGAGGGGATCGACAGCCTGCTGCCGGCCGAGCGCGCGCAGTTGCCTGCCGAGCTCGATTTCAGCAACCAGGCCTACGATGCGTTCCTGCGCGGCATGCTCGAACAGCACGATGGCGCGCGTGATTTCGAGCGCTTTCGCACCGTGCAGATCGTCTGGGACGAGACCATGGCGCAGAACGCGGCCGACTTTCTGCGTGAGCGCCCGGAATCCCGCATGCTGGTGATCGCCGGCGCCGGGCATCTCATCCATCGCTATGGAATTCCGGATCGTGTCGCGCGGCGCGTGCCGGGTCTGCGCACGGTGGTGCTGCTGAACGTCGAGGGCGACGAGTTCGGTCCGGATGCCGCGGATTTTCGCGTCGCGACCGTGCTCGATGAATTACCGCCAACCGGCAAGATGGGCGTGGTGTTGCACTCGGGCGATCTGGGCGTGCGCGTCGATGCGGTCACCGCCGCCAGTGGTGCCGAGGTGGCCGGCATTCTGCCCGGCGATCGCATCACGCAGATCGACGGGCGCACGGTGCGCAGGTTCGCCGACGTGAAGGCGATCCTGGCCGACCGCCCGCCGGGCGAGACCGTCACCGTGGAGCTTTCGCGGCGCGAACTGCCGGGCGGCGAAACCCAAACTCTACGGCTGGCCGTCGAGCTGCACTGA
- a CDS encoding nuclear transport factor 2 family protein, translating to MTDDLFEIIDRMDAPGFASRFAQDGRFRFANMPQICGRGCVQEFVAGFFSSIAGLSHTVRRSWDTADGVVCHGDVTYTRKDGSTLTVPFAVIYTADDDGIRDYRIFMDASAL from the coding sequence ATGACAGACGATCTCTTCGAGATCATTGACCGCATGGACGCGCCGGGCTTTGCAAGCCGGTTTGCGCAGGACGGTCGCTTCCGGTTCGCGAACATGCCGCAGATCTGCGGTCGCGGTTGTGTGCAGGAGTTTGTCGCTGGATTCTTCAGTTCGATCGCCGGGCTATCGCATACCGTCCGGCGCAGCTGGGATACCGCGGACGGTGTCGTCTGCCATGGTGACGTCACCTATACCCGAAAGGACGGATCAACACTCACGGTGCCATTTGCGGTGATCTACACGGCGGACGACGACGGCATACGCGATTACCGAATCTTCATGGACGCCTCGGCGCTGTAA
- a CDS encoding endonuclease translates to MALRAAGRQLREIHKRLLTAHGPQHWWPANSAFEVMVGAVLTQNTAWTNVERAIAALRSDALLGPEAILAADEVRLAAALRPSGYFNVKARRLRALCAWLVELGGVDGAAGLGVTQLRASLLGVHGIGPETADDIVLYAFGHPVFVIDAYTRRLYARLGQIDGDEPYEQLRGWFEQSFGPDTGLFNEHHALIVRHAKDVCRKRVPHCGHCVLSGRCAAYRTDPSRAVVRFPVR, encoded by the coding sequence ATGGCGCTGCGCGCGGCCGGCCGGCAGCTGCGCGAGATTCACAAACGATTGCTTACCGCACACGGCCCGCAACACTGGTGGCCGGCGAATTCGGCATTCGAGGTCATGGTCGGAGCGGTGCTGACCCAGAACACCGCGTGGACCAATGTCGAGCGCGCCATTGCCGCACTGCGCTCCGACGCGTTGCTTGGGCCCGAAGCGATTCTCGCCGCCGATGAGGTGCGACTCGCCGCTGCGCTGCGGCCGTCGGGCTATTTCAACGTCAAGGCGCGCCGACTGCGCGCGCTGTGCGCGTGGCTGGTCGAGCTGGGCGGTGTGGATGGCGCGGCGGGTCTTGGCGTGACGCAGCTGCGCGCGAGTCTGCTCGGCGTGCACGGCATCGGGCCGGAGACCGCCGACGATATCGTGCTCTATGCGTTCGGTCATCCGGTGTTCGTGATCGATGCCTACACGCGCCGGCTCTACGCGCGCCTCGGACAGATCGATGGCGATGAACCCTACGAACAACTACGGGGGTGGTTCGAGCAATCATTCGGCCCGGATACGGGTCTCTTCAACGAACACCACGCGCTGATCGTCCGCCATGCCAAGGACGTCTGCCGAAAGCGTGTGCCGCACTGCGGGCATTGCGTTCTGTCCGGCCGTTGCGCGGCGTATCGAACGGACCCTTCGCGGGCTGTAGTTAGGTTCCCGGTCCGGTGA
- a CDS encoding class I SAM-dependent methyltransferase: MSRKSIRLDERLHGYLLDHSLRESATLAALREETAKLAEANMQIAPEQGQFLRLLVHLAGARSALEIGTFTGYSAICIAEALGNEGRLICCDRSTEWTDIARRWFERAGVAGRIELRVQPALRTLDELLADDRVAGFDFAFIDADKTAYDEYYERCLQLVRVGGLIVFDNMLWDGAVADPTVTDADTEALRAMNRKLRDDDRIELSLLPLADGVTLARRLR, from the coding sequence ATGTCGCGCAAATCCATCCGGCTCGACGAACGCCTGCACGGTTATCTGCTCGACCATTCGCTGCGCGAGAGCGCAACGCTTGCGGCATTGCGCGAGGAAACCGCAAAGCTTGCCGAAGCGAACATGCAGATCGCCCCGGAACAGGGCCAGTTCCTGCGCCTGCTGGTGCATCTGGCGGGCGCACGCTCCGCGCTCGAAATCGGCACGTTCACCGGTTACAGCGCGATCTGCATCGCCGAAGCGCTGGGTAACGAAGGGCGCCTGATCTGCTGTGATCGCTCGACCGAATGGACCGACATCGCGCGGCGCTGGTTTGAGCGTGCGGGTGTGGCCGGGCGCATCGAACTGCGTGTGCAGCCGGCGCTAAGGACGCTCGATGAACTGCTCGCCGATGATCGTGTCGCGGGGTTCGACTTCGCGTTCATCGACGCGGACAAGACTGCCTACGACGAGTATTACGAGCGGTGTCTGCAACTTGTGCGCGTCGGCGGGCTCATTGTGTTCGACAACATGCTCTGGGACGGCGCGGTCGCGGATCCGACCGTGACCGATGCGGATACCGAGGCCCTGCGAGCGATGAATCGCAAGCTGCGCGATGACGATCGCATCGAGCTCTCATTGCTGCCGCTGGCTGACGGCGTAACGCTCGCGCGCCGCCTGCGCTGA
- a CDS encoding rRNA pseudouridine synthase codes for MAGKRPGAPPQRLQKILAAMGLGSRREIERWIAAGEVTVNGRVATVGTSAAPGDRVTVRGRPVNLAKAPSIQVLAYHKPEGEVVARSDPEGRPTVFERLPKPARGRWIAIGRLDLNTSGLLLLTTDGALANTLMHPSAQIEREYAVRVRGEIDEALIRRLVSGVTLEDGPARFEDVVYSGGEGLNHWFHVVLCEGRKREVRRLWESQGVVVSRLKRARFANVTISGLRPGTSRELTADEIASLRGYVSARAKISPDAAAAD; via the coding sequence ATGGCTGGGAAGCGCCCGGGTGCGCCGCCGCAGCGTCTGCAGAAGATCCTCGCCGCGATGGGCCTGGGCTCGCGGCGTGAGATCGAACGCTGGATCGCCGCGGGCGAGGTAACGGTCAACGGCAGGGTCGCGACCGTCGGGACATCCGCCGCACCCGGCGATCGCGTCACCGTGCGCGGCCGGCCGGTCAATCTCGCTAAGGCGCCGAGCATCCAGGTCCTCGCCTATCACAAGCCCGAGGGCGAGGTCGTTGCGCGCAGCGATCCCGAGGGTCGTCCGACGGTGTTCGAGCGCCTGCCCAAACCCGCACGCGGGCGCTGGATTGCCATCGGTCGACTCGACCTGAACACCTCGGGTCTGCTCCTGCTAACCACCGACGGCGCACTGGCGAACACGCTGATGCATCCATCCGCGCAGATCGAGCGTGAATACGCCGTGCGCGTGCGCGGCGAGATCGACGAGGCACTGATTCGCCGTCTCGTATCGGGCGTCACGCTCGAAGATGGCCCGGCGCGGTTCGAAGATGTGGTCTATTCCGGTGGCGAGGGGCTGAATCACTGGTTTCATGTCGTGCTCTGCGAGGGGCGCAAGCGCGAGGTGCGACGATTGTGGGAATCCCAGGGCGTCGTGGTCAGTCGACTGAAGCGCGCGCGCTTCGCGAACGTGACCATTTCCGGGCTTCGCCCCGGCACTTCGCGCGAACTCACCGCCGACGAAATCGCATCGTTGCGGGGCTATGTTTCGGCGCGCGCGAAGATCAGTCCCGATGCCGCGGCGGCGGACTGA
- the scpB gene encoding SMC-Scp complex subunit ScpB: MSNPDLKSIVEAALLAAGKPLDVDAIVALFALDEAPTREEVRTALDALSAECEGRGIELVRVASGWRYQVPARLAQWVSRLWEERPQRYSRALMETLALIAYRQPITRSEVEDVRGVAVSTNIIRTLLDRDWIRVVGQRDVPGRPQLFGTTRGFLDSFGLQSLEDLPSLAEIRDLDSISAEMELSLPGFEPVAGDGNDEVTGEQIAVVVDDPNADAPAALEKDATAAESPDEDGAQTLH; this comes from the coding sequence ATGTCGAATCCTGATCTGAAATCCATCGTCGAGGCCGCGTTGCTGGCCGCCGGCAAGCCGCTCGATGTCGACGCGATCGTCGCGCTGTTCGCGCTTGACGAGGCGCCCACACGCGAAGAGGTTCGCACAGCGCTCGACGCGCTCTCCGCGGAGTGCGAAGGCCGCGGCATCGAACTCGTGCGGGTGGCCTCGGGCTGGCGCTACCAGGTGCCCGCGCGGCTGGCGCAGTGGGTCTCGCGACTGTGGGAGGAACGCCCGCAGCGCTATTCGCGTGCGTTGATGGAAACCCTGGCGCTGATCGCCTATCGCCAGCCGATCACGCGCAGCGAGGTCGAGGACGTGCGTGGCGTGGCGGTGTCAACGAACATCATCCGCACGCTGCTCGATCGCGACTGGATCCGGGTGGTCGGCCAGCGCGATGTCCCGGGCCGCCCGCAGCTGTTCGGCACCACGCGCGGATTTCTCGATTCCTTCGGGCTTCAGTCGCTCGAAGATCTCCCATCGCTTGCCGAGATCCGCGACCTCGATTCGATCAGCGCCGAGATGGAACTGTCGCTGCCCGGCTTCGAGCCGGTCGCCGGCGACGGTAACGACGAAGTCACGGGCGAGCAGATCGCCGTCGTTGTGGACGATCCGAACGCCGACGCACCGGCAGCGCTGGAGAAAGACGCCACGGCCGCGGAATCGCCGGACGAAGACGGCGCGCAGACGCTGCACTGA
- a CDS encoding segregation/condensation protein A encodes MSESAPEQTEMPFAVVSGEAWTTLPKDLYIPPDALEVFLETFSGPLDLLLYLIKRQNLDILDIPIAEITRQYMDYVELMKDMKLELAAEYMVMAAMLAEIKSRMLLPRPPNAGEDEDDPRAELVRRLQEYERFRQAAEDLDVLPQLGRDVFPVGAEYPHPRRERPPPAPQLTELLLAFADVVRRAELFEHHHVRREPLSVRERMVRILSLLPEDGVVQLADLIDPTEGRLGVVVSFLAVLELVKESLLKIVQNEPYGPIHLFVHGGPAQEESDVES; translated from the coding sequence ATGAGCGAATCCGCTCCGGAACAAACCGAGATGCCGTTCGCCGTGGTCTCGGGCGAGGCTTGGACGACGCTGCCGAAGGACCTCTACATCCCGCCGGATGCGCTCGAGGTCTTTCTGGAGACCTTTTCCGGGCCGCTCGATCTGCTGCTGTATCTGATCAAGCGACAGAACCTCGACATCCTCGATATCCCGATCGCGGAGATCACGCGCCAGTACATGGACTACGTCGAGCTGATGAAGGACATGAAGCTCGAACTGGCCGCGGAATACATGGTCATGGCCGCGATGCTCGCCGAGATCAAGTCGCGCATGCTGCTGCCGCGCCCGCCCAACGCCGGCGAGGACGAGGACGATCCGCGCGCCGAACTCGTGCGTCGCCTGCAGGAATATGAGCGTTTCCGCCAGGCCGCGGAGGACCTCGACGTGCTGCCGCAACTCGGCCGCGACGTGTTCCCGGTCGGTGCCGAATATCCGCATCCGCGTCGCGAGCGTCCGCCGCCGGCACCGCAGCTGACCGAACTCCTGCTGGCGTTCGCCGATGTCGTGCGGCGCGCGGAGTTGTTCGAACATCATCACGTGCGGCGCGAGCCGCTCAGTGTGCGCGAGCGCATGGTGCGCATACTCTCGCTGTTGCCGGAAGACGGCGTCGTGCAGCTCGCCGACCTGATCGACCCGACCGAGGGCCGGCTCGGCGTGGTCGTGTCGTTCCTGGCCGTGCTCGAACTGGTGAAGGAATCCCTGTTGAAAATCGTGCAGAACGAACCCTACGGACCGATCCATCTGTTCGTGCATGGCGGTCCGGCGCAGGAAGAGAGCGATGTCGAATCCTGA
- a CDS encoding tryptophan--tRNA ligase gives MNTIPVQFRRVLSGMRPTGRLHLGHYHGVLKNWVRLQHEFECFFFVADWHALTTHYDSSRDIEAHVWDMVIDWLAAGVDPGDARIFVQSRVPEHAELHLLLSMITPLGWLERVPSYKDQQERLKERDLGTYGFLGYPLLQAADILIYRAGQVPVGEDQVAHVELTREVARRFNHIYGREPEFEEKAETAARKMGKKAAKLYANYRRAYQEQGDSAALQSARALLETQQNLTVADRERLFGYLEGTGKVILPEPQPLLTEASKMPGLDGQKMSKSYNNTIALRDEPDTVAQSLRTMPTDPARVRRNDPGTPEKCPVWAFHKVYSDEATRQWAHAGCTSAEIGCIDCKQRVIDAVLDELRPMQERAREYEQQPELVRTIVNEGCDAAATVARETLADVRAAIGLNYR, from the coding sequence TTGAATACGATTCCCGTGCAGTTCCGGCGCGTCCTTTCCGGCATGCGCCCGACCGGCCGGCTGCACCTCGGCCACTACCACGGCGTGCTGAAGAACTGGGTGCGCCTGCAACACGAGTTCGAATGCTTTTTCTTTGTGGCGGACTGGCATGCGCTGACCACGCATTACGACAGCTCGCGCGACATCGAGGCGCATGTCTGGGACATGGTCATCGACTGGCTCGCCGCCGGTGTCGATCCGGGCGATGCGCGCATCTTCGTGCAGTCGCGCGTGCCCGAACATGCGGAACTGCACCTGCTGCTGTCGATGATCACGCCGCTCGGCTGGCTCGAACGCGTGCCGAGCTACAAGGATCAGCAGGAACGGCTGAAGGAACGCGACCTGGGCACCTACGGCTTTCTCGGTTATCCGTTGCTGCAGGCGGCCGACATCCTGATCTATCGCGCCGGGCAGGTCCCGGTTGGCGAGGATCAGGTCGCGCACGTGGAGCTGACCCGCGAGGTCGCGCGCCGGTTCAACCACATCTACGGTCGCGAGCCGGAGTTCGAGGAGAAGGCCGAGACCGCGGCGCGCAAGATGGGCAAGAAGGCCGCGAAGCTCTATGCGAATTATCGTCGCGCCTACCAAGAGCAGGGCGACAGTGCCGCATTGCAAAGCGCCCGCGCACTGCTCGAAACCCAGCAGAACCTGACCGTCGCCGATCGAGAGCGGCTGTTCGGCTATCTCGAGGGCACCGGCAAGGTCATCCTGCCCGAACCGCAGCCGCTGCTGACCGAGGCGTCGAAGATGCCCGGGCTGGACGGCCAGAAGATGTCGAAGTCCTACAACAACACCATTGCACTGCGTGACGAACCGGACACGGTCGCGCAGTCACTGCGCACCATGCCGACCGATCCGGCGCGCGTGCGCCGCAACGATCCGGGCACGCCAGAGAAGTGTCCGGTCTGGGCGTTCCACAAGGTCTATTCCGACGAAGCGACTCGGCAGTGGGCGCATGCCGGCTGCACCAGCGCGGAGATCGGTTGCATCGACTGCAAGCAGCGCGTCATCGATGCGGTGCTTGATGAACTGCGTCCCATGCAGGAGCGTGCGCGCGAATACGAACAGCAGCCGGAACTCGTGCGCACGATCGTCAACGAAGGCTGCGACGCGGCGGCCACGGTCGCGCGCGAGACCCTGGCCGATGTACGCGCGGCGATCGGCCTGAACTACCGATGA
- a CDS encoding long-chain fatty acid--CoA ligase — protein sequence MPERSPDLISLDEAGTLDSLFMRRVERSADRVAYLTHDRATDTWIESTWGEVGHAVACWQAALRAEGLKPGDRVAVLLRNCKEWVIFDQAALGLGLVVVPLYTEDRPENADFVLTDSGTQLLLIQDTGRWRRLRAALGENSPLRRVWILEPGRDGAEEAAADERVRLVPDCVRHTGAAAARRAGDPHELASIVYTSGTTGRPKGVMLSHHNMLSVAYSALTMIDIYAEDRMLSFLPLSHTLERTGGYYLPMLAGCSVAYSRSVAQLAADIEAVRPTILISVPRIFERVYARLNDQLRSQSTVARWLFGSAVAVGWRRFLRSQGRARWHPNQLAWPVLRSLIATRLHQRLGGALRLAVSGGAALPPAVARTFLGLDVTILQGYGLTETSPVISVNLPADNDPHSVGVPLRGVEVRIGADDELLVKTPGCMLGYWNNDAATRAMIDADGWLHTGDQARVDDGHIYITGRLKDILVLSNGEKLPPGDMELAIVLDDLIEQVMVVGEGRAYLAALVVLSAEHWPAFARTLDLDPAAPASLAAPAAHNAVLARIRAALKGFPGYAKIRRVHLALAPWTVDNGLLTPTLKVRRAEVARRFAAEIEALYAGGPAD from the coding sequence ATGCCCGAACGGTCCCCAGACCTGATTTCCCTTGACGAGGCCGGCACGCTCGACAGCCTGTTCATGCGCCGCGTCGAGCGCAGCGCCGACCGCGTCGCCTACCTGACGCATGACCGGGCGACCGACACCTGGATCGAGAGCACCTGGGGCGAGGTCGGCCATGCGGTCGCCTGCTGGCAGGCGGCGCTGCGCGCCGAGGGGCTGAAGCCCGGCGACCGCGTCGCGGTGCTGCTCAGGAACTGCAAGGAGTGGGTGATCTTCGATCAGGCCGCGCTCGGGCTCGGGCTGGTCGTCGTGCCGCTGTATACCGAGGACCGCCCGGAGAACGCCGACTTCGTGCTGACCGATTCCGGCACGCAGCTGCTGTTGATCCAGGACACCGGCCGCTGGCGGCGGCTCAGGGCCGCGCTTGGCGAAAACTCACCGCTGCGGCGGGTGTGGATTCTGGAGCCCGGACGCGACGGTGCCGAAGAGGCCGCCGCCGATGAACGCGTGCGGCTGGTGCCGGACTGCGTGCGCCACACCGGCGCCGCGGCGGCCCGGCGCGCGGGCGATCCGCACGAACTCGCCTCGATCGTCTACACCTCCGGCACCACGGGCCGGCCGAAGGGTGTGATGCTCTCGCATCACAACATGCTGTCGGTCGCGTATTCGGCGCTGACTATGATCGACATCTACGCCGAGGACCGCATGCTGTCGTTCCTGCCGCTGTCGCACACCCTGGAGCGCACCGGCGGCTACTACCTGCCGATGCTTGCCGGGTGCAGCGTGGCGTATTCGCGCTCGGTCGCGCAGCTCGCCGCGGACATTGAGGCGGTGCGCCCGACCATTCTGATCTCGGTGCCGCGCATCTTCGAGCGGGTCTACGCGCGGCTCAACGACCAGCTGCGCAGCCAGTCGACCGTGGCGCGCTGGCTGTTCGGTTCGGCCGTGGCGGTCGGCTGGCGGCGGTTTCTGCGCAGCCAGGGTCGCGCGCGCTGGCACCCGAACCAGCTGGCCTGGCCGGTGCTGCGCAGTCTCATCGCCACGCGCCTGCACCAGCGTCTGGGCGGCGCGCTGCGCCTTGCGGTCAGCGGCGGCGCGGCCCTGCCGCCGGCCGTGGCACGCACCTTCCTCGGCCTCGATGTCACCATCCTGCAGGGCTACGGCCTCACCGAGACCAGCCCGGTGATCAGCGTGAACCTGCCCGCCGACAACGACCCGCACAGCGTCGGCGTGCCGCTGCGTGGCGTGGAGGTGCGCATCGGAGCGGATGACGAACTGCTCGTGAAGACCCCGGGCTGCATGCTCGGCTACTGGAACAACGATGCCGCGACGCGCGCGATGATCGACGCCGACGGCTGGCTGCACACCGGCGACCAGGCGCGCGTCGACGACGGCCACATCTACATCACCGGCCGGCTCAAGGACATTCTCGTGCTTTCCAATGGCGAGAAGCTGCCGCCGGGCGACATGGAACTCGCGATCGTGCTCGACGACCTCATCGAACAGGTCATGGTCGTCGGCGAGGGCCGGGCGTACCTCGCGGCGCTCGTGGTGCTGAGCGCGGAACACTGGCCGGCCTTTGCGCGTACGTTGGACCTGGACCCGGCCGCACCGGCAAGCCTCGCGGCGCCCGCGGCGCACAACGCCGTATTGGCGCGAATCCGCGCGGCGCTGAAGGGCTTTCCCGGCTACGCGAAGATCCGCCGGGTGCATCTGGCACTGGCGCCCTGGACGGTCGACAATGGCCTGCTGACGCCGACGCTGAAGGTCCGCCGTGCCGAGGTCGCGCGGCGTTTCGCCGCCGAGATTGAGGCGCTGTACGCCGGCGGGCCGGCCGACTGA